Sequence from the Carassius gibelio isolate Cgi1373 ecotype wild population from Czech Republic chromosome A7, carGib1.2-hapl.c, whole genome shotgun sequence genome:
CTACATTAGGACAGTAAATATGTTACACTGCTCTGATTGGGCATTGTCGTCACATGACAACAATAAAGAACAAAGAGGGGATCTAAAAtactagccttttttttttttttttttgcttatttactgtatatgtttCTATTGCATACATTTACCACATGCTATAGTtatagtttaaattaatttacacaaTGCCTTTATACACTGAAGGgatggaactaaactctgcaggatagtggccctccagcaTCTTTTGTGAGAAATGTGTGAAGCAATTTCCAGGTTTACTTAAAAGGCACCGTTTCACTTTAAACGTTTCAGCAGTGCTTGATGCTTAACATTTAGGTTGTTTGTCTGTAAAATtgcatccataataaaataaaaggctgAATCATGCTGCAGAGCCATAGTTTATAGCTTTGTGGCTTCAAAGAGAGATCGTATTTAAAGCTcataatgaatgtaaatgttatttttatcccACTCTTGAAAGTCATTGTGACTGAATTAAAATTTGCCCGCATTAGACAGCATAAGATGAGATCTTATCAGGCAAACTTAATTCATCTAGGTTAATCCAATATTCAGTGATACAGTTAAGTCTCATTACCTACTCGACATTAGAGACTGTGGGTCGGCACCGGAGAAAGAACAGATTTAATGCTTGCTCTTTAATGTCATTCTGAGAGCATGGGCTTATAATTCAGTCATTTATACAGTTAAGTCTTCATCTTGACATGCAGTAGATATGAAACAACAGCATTCAAGAGGATGCCGTAAATaaggcattttttttaatgtgatgaaCAATTTTTCTTAGTCGCAGAGGTTCCTTTCATTAAAACTGAGGTCTTCTGTCTTACTTCAGAGCATCAGTGAGTTCCCTGATCTGCACGTGCACTCTTATGTCTGACGGATGTGGCATCTTGTAGATCTTTATTAAAAAAGTATCACCTGtaacacaataataacaaaagtaGGCACCCATGacaatggtagtgtatatatagtttatattttgattattaataccAGTGTGAGGAAAGTACATGTGAGACTTAACTGAGCTAATGCTTTCTGCAGCCATTTACTTGTCATCTTTGCATCCCCCTCTCCTCTCGTTTACAAAACAAGCTGCAAGTATGCGATACTGACGAGGTTGGCAGGCTATCACTGGAACGCTGCCTTCGGAGGTCTTTGATAAAACCAGACGAGGCTGGATTAAGAGATCATATCACTTTTTCCTTCGTCAAGGCAGCTCAAAGACATAGATCTAATAATTTGCTAAAGACTGGCAAACTCAGTAGAAGCGCTCACCTCATGAAATCAAATTAAGCATGTTATCTGAAAGTGCCACTGAAGATTTTTGAGAGTAAATAGTGGCAGGGATCAAAACCATGATTGAAAAGAAATATTGTGTCATGCAGAACTGGgtaattattatgatttctgtttTACTCTTGTCTTTCAGCATTAGAGGATGAACTGGATTTCGCACTGGGCAAGCAAAGCCCAGCCTTCCTCAAGAAATGTGTATGTTACATCCGGAAGATATCCAACTTTGACCGTTTCGCTAAACTCCCTGAGATGGCACGCTACATGGACACTGTAGTGAGCGCCGACCATGTCATGAGAAACCAAGAAGCCTATGAACGTCTTTTGAAAGTAAGAGATGAGTTCATTCCAACGGTGGTGGCAGCATCCAATCTTCGAGTCTACTCGTCGGTCACTCATTGTGACATGAAATTTGGCTATTCACAGGAAGTAGAGAGCCACTACGTTGAAGGTCTATGTAAACAGTTTTATGAAGACATGGTGGATATCATCCAGGCCACGGTCCAACAGAACTTTGATACAGAGACAGATCCACTGTATGATGAAATCATACAGCATCTGTCTTTATGCAAGACTTTTTCatcttgttttgtgtacaagagTGAAGCCTTGGACATAGTCCAGGAGTACCTGTACCCCTCCAAAGGTGGTCGAATAACCCCCCTAGTGGTGTATGGAGGACCCTGCACTGGAAAGACATTGTTACTTGCTGAAGTGGCAAAACAGGTGAAAAGCATGTAtcatatgcatgtatgtgtgtgtgtgtgtgtgtgtgtgtgtgtgtgtgtgtgtgcgtgtgtgtgtgtgtgtgtatgtgtgtgagagagagagagagagagagagagagagagagagagagagagagagagagagagagagagagagagagaaagcatgtGTGAACATACTGACCTGCTTTTTAAAGCCATCTGGATGCTGGCACATGTTAGATTAATACTGCAGGATGCCTGTATTTAACCTAAAGCTGTTCTTTGCTACCTCTGACTTAATATCTGATGTCTTGGCAAATTTTGTGATTTAATAGATGATAATAATTTGATAAACTTTAATAACTAATATCTGTCAGCTTCAGCCAATTAATAGGGCTTATGGATATCAGATTCAGTGGTGTGTCCGTGTTATGTGTTGATGGTCAGAATTGACAGTGTTGATAAGTTTGGGGGTGAGGAAGAAAAGGAGGAAGCgtagtgttgacatttcccatcACCCATGGCAACCCGTCACAGACCTCAGCCTCTAATGTTAGTTTACAGATGATGAGCCTGGGGACCTTAACTAACTCCCTCATCCTTGCTTAtgttctcactctctcacactatACTTCTATGTAACATACACACTAAAGAGAGTCagatattctaaaatatttatatatgaaatgcAAGTTACATGCCCACACATTGCATACACTTTTTATAATCTAGGGTGTCTGTCTGTGCCATGCAAATTAGTCTCATGTTTGGTACAGCTGGCATGTTTTTATACTGCCTTATACTGCCTTTCTCAGtgccctctggagtctaagggtatttttggggcctggagaagttttgtcatgccctgatatttgtgctttttcagtttcttataaatatctaaatgggtaaagtctaacaTCACTGtagtcagcacaaactgggctataataatatgtgaaatgcatgcatgtacatgattgtatttttgagaaaaaaaaatgttatgcatggttagtgaaaaactaaaaatgttaaataacttgaataaggccaaaaaacacatacataccattggttcccgggactgttgagaactggagcttgtagcctagaatttttctttctaaattatgtgaaaatcatcttgtttactcattcacagaaaacaatatattgatttaaattttctaagacactttttgttggtaaaagtcatatgcgagtaggcgtcaactatcatgaataacattgtgatttacacctgagaagacaaagccctgcataatgagcctcccattcaactgtgccactgtgagggaggacttacaagaaagaatgtgagaacaaaataaaagtatataattttatgtttgtagtttattaagaatatatttaattatcccacaacataatttaatatccacttgggggagcagttaaacagtttattagggacaatcaaagcttactttcaaacaaatttttaggcatccttactctagtcacacaatccttcagaaatccttttaacaatcttattttcttccaaaacaaaaaaacatttattatcatcatcatcattattattattattattaatgttgaatagagctgagaatatttttccgttttttttttagggcgaataaattgaaagaactgcattgtctttacatttgttagagttatctctatttgacacatttatattatttacatcaagcttttgaatggtatagtattgtatactgttattgaaacttcataatgtttcacttgattatacatttagtcaggaattatagtttggaaaaagtctaactagtaaaatgtttacacttacTCATGTTACTTACTCAGACTTAGcctactcatgtttatgatctctgctgaataaagtgcttcattcttttttctgaggaaatccatttctcaaatcctcaaccacatcacatctttttggagtgatttatgtcttattcctctcatcgcgaagtaaacagtaaaataaaataaaaactcgaagaacagtctggctgctttttcttctgtgtgggcgtattcaagccgcgcgcttcagtttgaatctgaatagcgcgttaagcgcgggggcgtggtcacattagatataatgagcggagatatgaaaaatagacatcgcgttgttttcatatggattacttatctcagaatatttgttttcggcagcacctgtttagtttaaaagtagacatttcaggctttctatagatatctctcatatctcttcgttgagtattcacggagttacagttcattttaatgacgtgtttgtacatgacaatcagcggagacaaagactgcagacagcataccttgtttgttatctttattttatacgtgcacaaaggtgttttgttattatgtctgtatccaaaaaaagtagaccctttacagattcgattgatgtattgctcttatctgtacgattaaaactgagagtgtaatttaagggGTTATccggtgaaaatgactcaaaacgcatatatgcgttaatggaCTCCAGAGAGTTGCAATCTGGACACACACACCCCTTGGCTAATAAtacaaacacagagacacacgaTCCTCTTGCAAATGTTtggtttggaaaagcatattatCACTAATTGTCAGCCTCTCCagacagagagaaataaaatTTCTTGTTTTCCCGAATCACAGCTGGGGACACCCTTTAACCACATCCAAAAAAGAATTGTGCTAAGGATGAGGGAACATTTCAAACTGATTTATAAAATCTTCAGCACAAGAAATCCAGTGCTGACTCTCACTATTGagtacatttgattattttctttACAGTCATTGGTCTTTGTATTCCTTCCTCACATTCTGAGATGTCAAAGTTAGTGTACAGTGAGTAGATCTACTAAATAATGGATGGACTCGAGTCACTTAAGCTTTGTTTGTTTGCTAGAGTCATACTTATAACAGCGTTGCTCTAGGTCACAGTAGTTTCTGGATTTTTAACCATGTGAGTTTTTTAACAACAGGACACAAGATCctgttaaattttaaataatatggaATACAGTAGTTGTATTTTATGTAGATTAAATCTGTTTGCAAACTGCCAAGCTACTAAAATCTGATTATAAAAATTACTACTTTTGCTGATCTTGAGCTTTTCctaactgtatataaataaattgttaaataacaTATTGGAAACATTCAATAAACTATATGTAAATGATGTATTTCTGAGCTTCTgtgtcattttcatttgtttaggcTTATTCATGGCTACAGAAAGAGATGGGACCAGAAACAGACCCGGTCATCATTGTCAGATTCATCGGCTCCACAGACTTCTCTACTGACCTTCGCACCCTGCTACAGAGCATCTGTGAGCAGATTGCCATCAACTATCGGTGCCTGATCCACTTCTTACCTAACAAGATCCAGGAGATGAGggaattgctagtaaatttgcTTGGGGAGTCATCATTTCACCGACCTCTTGTCATCATTTTGGATGCCTTGGAGCAGTTGGCGGATGTTGACGAGGCCCGAAAGTTGTGGTGGCTGCCTGTCCACCTGCCACATACAGTCCGAATTGTAGTGTCCACCCTACCCAACAAGCATGGGATACTCCAGAAATTACATTGCTTGATACATGACGAGGATGCCTATGTTGAACTGATGCAAAAAGATCGCAAAGCTTGCAGTCAGACACTTAAACAGCAGCTTCTAAGTGTCAAACGGAAGGTGACCTCAGGCCAACAGATATATGTGAATGAAGCAATGGCAAAATGTACACTCCCCATGTTTGTCAACCTCATCTACCGAGAGGTAGTTCACTGGCGGTCACACAAGGATGTGGATGACAAATCATTGAGTTCTACAGTACACGAAAGCATTGAGCAGCTTTTCTACACTACTGAAAACAAGCTTGGCTCACACTTTGTCTGTCGGGCACTGGGCTACATTACAATGGCACGGGCAGGCCTGACAGAGCTGGAGCTAGAGGATATCTTATCTTTGGACAACAGTGTCCTTGGGGACATCATAGTGAGCTCTAATCTTAAAAGCCCGTTGCGTATTTCTTATGATTTCATAGCCAGTCTAAAAGAAGAACTAGAAGGTTATTTAGTAGAGCGTCAAGTCCATAGTGTAACACTGATGGCGTGGGCAAATCGCCACCTGCATCTTATAGCACAAAAGCTATACCTTAGTAATGAAGAAGATGTACATCAAATGCATAGCCTTTTGGCTGAGTACTTCCTTGGAGCATGGGCAGGTGGTAGAAAGAAGATATTCCATTGTGACAATAATCACTTCGCCTCCCTGAATATCTCACACCATCGAAACCCTCATCACCAGCAGAGCCTTCATGGCCATGACAAAGCTTCTGCTGACAAGCACTCTTATGACAGACAGACACCCGAACAACCCTGGGTGTTCCAGTGTAACTTACTAGAGCCGGACATCTTCTTTGTCAACCACCGAAAGATGATGGAGCTGAAATACCACCTGACAAGAAGTGGCCGAACAGATGATCTCATATATGGTGTCATCATGAACTTCAGCTGGCTCTACACTATGATAAAGATTGGGCAGTTTGACAAGGCCCTGTCAGATATTGACCTAGCTTACAGCTTCACGCAAGAAAAGGAACTAAAATTTCTTGCAACTATGCTCCGCAGTATAAAGCTTAAAGTGACAAAGAATCCTGCATCACTGTCTGCTGAACTACAGCAAAGACTCCTTCCAGTTGTCACATCTCTTCCCAAGCTCAGACACCTCCTTCTTGAATGTGACAAGGATGGTCCTAAATACTGCTCCATTGTGCCACTGCACTCTTCCATGGATGTCACCTACAGTCCAGAGAGATTGCCACTCTGTTCTAGCTACATGCAAATAGTGGAGATTCTACCTACATTAGCTCCAAACATAGTCATTGTGGCCCTCGAAGATGGATCTGTCAGCACATGGGATGTTGAGAGTAGACAGTTGATAAGACAGATAGACACAGCGAGGTCGGTTGTTCTTGGCATCAGGCTAACCTCAGATGAGAAGTATCTGGTAGTGGCAACCACAAAAAACACACTTCTAATTTATGACAACCACAAATCCTGCTTGTTGTCGGAGGTGGAAGTGAAAGGGTCCACGAACTGTGGTATCACTGGTGGGGTAGCGTTCATCAATGGATTCACCTTGTCCAGCCACCATGCCTTAGCTTGGCTGGAGGCAAGCAAAGACGTCATTGTGATTGATTTGCTCTATGGTTGGCCATTGTATCAGTTCCATTGCTGGTATGAGGTAACCTGTGTCCAATGTTCCCCAGATGGAATGTATGCTTTCTGTGGACAGTATCTCAACACAACCACCATATTCCACCTTGGTAGTGGGGACAAGCTTGCTACAATGACTTCTGAGTTCTCTGGTGGATTTGTTAAGTCCATCCTGATTCTAGATACAATCCATCAAATGGTGATGATCGACAATGAGGGCAGTCTATCCGTCTGGAACACCAAAGATATCACAAATCCCAAGCTGATGGAGGATTATGACTGCAGAGTAGATGAGACCGAAGTGGTGGGCATAGAACTCTCTGAGGATCAGCGATCCATCCTCATCTGCAAAGCGAGAAGCATTGAGGTGCTGGACACCAAGATTTGGAAAATGGCAGAGAAGTTCAAGGCTAAGCGTAGCGAAAAGTTTGTAGCGGCCGTTCTCTCCAAGAATAGCCAAAGCATAATAGCTTCCATGGAGAACACATCATCCATATTTGTGTGGAGAAGAGACAGTGGACAGTGCATGGCCAGCTTGATAGAGATATCTGGAGCCATTGTAAAATTGAGCAAATCAACACACCATAACTTGCTGCTGTCTGTAGCCAGCAGCGGAGTACTTTCCGTGTGGGACATTGACATTATAACAGCCATGTCGAACATTGATAAAACTGGGAAACCTATCCAAAGTCTGCAGCTGTCTGGCAGAGAGGATTTTGTGTACACCATGGATGGGTCAGAGGTCATCCATAAGTGGAACTACAGCACAGGTTTCATTGAGATGGTGTTCAAGCATGAAGGCCTTGTTGAAAACTGTGTCTTGACAACATCGGGTGACCTAATGGTGACATCTGATGATAAAAGTAGTCAGTACATCTGGAATACAACCACAGGTGAAAATATATTCCGTATCAATGGTCAGAGGATCTCACAGCTTCTCATCACACACAATGACCAGTTTGTAGTGTCCCTTTGCGAGCAGAATGCCTCCCGCGTTTGGAGGCTTGCTACTGGTCACAAGGTGTGCAACATTCTTGTAACACTCCAGCATGCCCTCATTACCACAGCAAACACATTTCTTGTGGGAACCAACATGAATAAACTGTTGGCTGTTAGCTTGTGGTCAGGCAGTGTATCCAAAAAGTTTATCTGTGATGATGGGATCACAATTATTAACTTCAAATTAGTTCCTGACACTCCAGATTATGTCGTCTTCATCACCTCCACAGAAACAGTTTTCATCTGGAGTGTTGCCGACGAGTCTGTGTGTAGGCGGGTGCAGCTGCCTAGCAACTTTTTGAAGAACCTGGAAGATTTCCAAATATCACCAAATGGGAAATTGGGCATTGTGTTGAAAGGTGATGAGAACATTAATGTCCTAGACCTACACAGTGGTAAACTGCGTCTTGTACATGCTGCTGGCATAATCTGGCGTCAAAATCTCTCACGAGATGGACGCTACTTAGTGTACATCTGTTTCCAGAATTgcgatgaagatgatgatgcaGGTGTGATTTCTAGTCTGATCGTCATGAGATTGGCAGATGGTAAGAGCATCGGGACCTGTTCCCTCTACAAAACGGCAACCTATCTGTGCCTATCACAGCGAGCACTTAACATAATTGTGGGATTTGAGGATGGCAGCATTGGCACCTACACAGTTGTAGACCGTG
This genomic interval carries:
- the LOC128016402 gene encoding NACHT and WD repeat domain-containing protein 2-like — its product is MEAPKGAMRMAVLSAAVLRGTAIGARPKAMQRDEQKYGSEEKLRDWNKVVDLYWGIDPEEWDSPELQRLRMKLLEECLKTSAGPCFVGLIGEKYGSIRVPGEVESAEFDMILDAAEEAGLDTRILEEWYCRDENSVPPAYYLKPKAEILKNYQNSIESNSIAKSKNDKEWRAVLEEIKKIFRTSVLQLQEKGTMKSDQAKKFLCSALEDELDFALGKQSPAFLKKCVCYIRKISNFDRFAKLPEMARYMDTVVSADHVMRNQEAYERLLKVRDEFIPTVVAASNLRVYSSVTHCDMKFGYSQEVESHYVEGLCKQFYEDMVDIIQATVQQNFDTETDPLYDEIIQHLSLCKTFSSCFVYKSEALDIVQEYLYPSKGGRITPLVVYGGPCTGKTLLLAEVAKQAYSWLQKEMGPETDPVIIVRFIGSTDFSTDLRTLLQSICEQIAINYRCLIHFLPNKIQEMRELLVNLLGESSFHRPLVIILDALEQLADVDEARKLWWLPVHLPHTVRIVVSTLPNKHGILQKLHCLIHDEDAYVELMQKDRKACSQTLKQQLLSVKRKVTSGQQIYVNEAMAKCTLPMFVNLIYREVVHWRSHKDVDDKSLSSTVHESIEQLFYTTENKLGSHFVCRALGYITMARAGLTELELEDILSLDNSVLGDIIVSSNLKSPLRISYDFIASLKEELEGYLVERQVHSVTLMAWANRHLHLIAQKLYLSNEEDVHQMHSLLAEYFLGAWAGGRKKIFHCDNNHFASLNISHHRNPHHQQSLHGHDKASADKHSYDRQTPEQPWVFQCNLLEPDIFFVNHRKMMELKYHLTRSGRTDDLIYGVIMNFSWLYTMIKIGQFDKALSDIDLAYSFTQEKELKFLATMLRSIKLKVTKNPASLSAELQQRLLPVVTSLPKLRHLLLECDKDGPKYCSIVPLHSSMDVTYSPERLPLCSSYMQIVEILPTLAPNIVIVALEDGSVSTWDVESRQLIRQIDTARSVVLGIRLTSDEKYLVVATTKNTLLIYDNHKSCLLSEVEVKGSTNCGITGGVAFINGFTLSSHHALAWLEASKDVIVIDLLYGWPLYQFHCWYEVTCVQCSPDGMYAFCGQYLNTTTIFHLGSGDKLATMTSEFSGGFVKSILILDTIHQMVMIDNEGSLSVWNTKDITNPKLMEDYDCRVDETEVVGIELSEDQRSILICKARSIEVLDTKIWKMAEKFKAKRSEKFVAAVLSKNSQSIIASMENTSSIFVWRRDSGQCMASLIEISGAIVKLSKSTHHNLLLSVASSGVLSVWDIDIITAMSNIDKTGKPIQSLQLSGREDFVYTMDGSEVIHKWNYSTGFIEMVFKHEGLVENCVLTTSGDLMVTSDDKSSQYIWNTTTGENIFRINGQRISQLLITHNDQFVVSLCEQNASRVWRLATGHKVCNILVTLQHALITTANTFLVGTNMNKLLAVSLWSGSVSKKFICDDGITIINFKLVPDTPDYVVFITSTETVFIWSVADESVCRRVQLPSNFLKNLEDFQISPNGKLGIVLKGDENINVLDLHSGKLRLVHAAGIIWRQNLSRDGRYLVYICFQNCDEDDDAGVISSLIVMRLADGKSIGTCSLYKTATYLCLSQRALNIIVGFEDGSIGTYTVVDRVDATLKIKIATSNSRQIVNNASQKVRPKCSTNAFKTIADCVWRESTEVFSRDSPINVSDSGEPESTTPTKKTELLQ